A region from the Inhella inkyongensis genome encodes:
- a CDS encoding CARDB domain-containing protein — translation MTTNRCAWLALAMGFTAPAWAALGVDYAQLNMGAPPVLTVQGDAKGWSQASPAVLRFGAQARGKCAWGYRSTFVSVTLDSNGQYNGGRLASVILKDEPKSKDMTWSSDWRPVELNWSPSAKMRDLAVQACQSHLNQRVQAGQSAAAVLAQGHQTSLTVAQLGLHFSCDDYGITGGKEEVWRDAPVAVQCAPVNLPPPQPAVPVPGPAQFKPALQLTLVKLSANPENYQGPCPKDIPFTGRISSNGAGGELSYRFLRDGVPQSAFQPLQLAVGQGSAEVQYTLTAQPQQQAAPAQPQGIQAQNAVVQPLGVKKVPRIVLEVKSGGQQLSDEANYSFSCTAPPPRQEVPAAPAAKPDLSHGAGIQLGNQQVAWGGQVQLDAAQASGVSPHGCTFRIAYEVQNAGAAPAVGFSSRLFDPQAVLHHQDGMQLAAAASTKVSGSITLAPGDYMLRAFVDALSQVDEAQEGNNVQRVAVKVLPNCGGARPPQGQMPSQSPAWPQANPQPGMPGMPGMPPRPGAPASQPGQPQPKPRPGGPV, via the coding sequence ATGACGACGAATCGTTGCGCTTGGCTGGCGCTGGCCATGGGGTTCACCGCGCCAGCTTGGGCGGCGCTGGGGGTGGATTACGCGCAGCTCAATATGGGGGCGCCGCCGGTCCTCACGGTGCAGGGCGACGCCAAGGGTTGGAGTCAGGCCAGCCCGGCGGTGCTGCGTTTTGGCGCCCAGGCCCGGGGCAAGTGCGCCTGGGGCTACCGCAGTACCTTCGTGTCGGTCACCTTGGATAGCAACGGCCAGTACAACGGCGGGCGCTTGGCCTCGGTGATCCTGAAGGACGAGCCCAAAAGCAAGGACATGACCTGGTCCAGTGACTGGCGACCGGTGGAGCTGAACTGGAGCCCCAGTGCCAAGATGCGCGACCTTGCGGTGCAGGCCTGTCAGTCGCATCTGAACCAGCGGGTGCAGGCCGGTCAGTCGGCAGCGGCGGTACTGGCGCAAGGCCATCAGACCTCGCTCACGGTCGCGCAACTGGGCCTGCACTTCAGCTGCGATGACTACGGCATCACCGGTGGCAAGGAGGAAGTGTGGCGCGATGCGCCCGTCGCTGTGCAGTGTGCGCCGGTCAACTTGCCGCCGCCCCAGCCCGCTGTGCCGGTGCCTGGGCCGGCGCAGTTCAAGCCGGCGCTGCAGCTCACGCTGGTCAAGCTCAGCGCCAACCCCGAGAACTACCAGGGCCCTTGCCCCAAGGACATCCCCTTTACGGGCCGCATCAGCAGCAACGGCGCAGGCGGCGAGCTGAGCTACCGTTTCCTGCGCGATGGGGTGCCGCAGTCCGCATTTCAGCCCCTGCAACTGGCGGTGGGGCAGGGCAGTGCCGAGGTGCAGTACACACTCACGGCCCAGCCCCAGCAGCAGGCCGCACCGGCGCAGCCGCAGGGCATCCAGGCGCAGAACGCCGTGGTTCAGCCCCTGGGCGTCAAGAAGGTGCCGCGCATCGTGTTGGAGGTGAAGTCGGGAGGGCAGCAGCTCAGTGACGAAGCGAACTACAGCTTCAGTTGCACGGCCCCGCCGCCGCGCCAGGAGGTTCCCGCCGCCCCTGCCGCCAAGCCGGATCTGAGCCATGGTGCCGGCATCCAACTGGGCAATCAGCAAGTGGCCTGGGGTGGGCAGGTGCAATTGGATGCCGCACAGGCCAGCGGCGTGAGCCCGCATGGCTGTACTTTCCGCATCGCCTATGAGGTGCAGAACGCGGGTGCGGCGCCTGCGGTCGGCTTCAGCAGCAGGCTCTTCGATCCGCAGGCGGTGCTGCACCATCAAGACGGCATGCAGCTGGCGGCTGCGGCCAGCACCAAGGTCAGCGGCAGCATCACCTTGGCGCCCGGCGACTACATGCTGCGTGCCTTTGTGGATGCCCTGAGCCAGGTGGATGAGGCTCAGGAGGGCAACAACGTGCAACGGGTGGCCGTGAAGGTGTTGCCGAACTGTGGGGGTGCCCGTCCGCCGCAGGGCCAAATGCCGTCCCAATCGCCAGCCTGGCCGCAGGCCAATCCCCAACCCGGTATGCCGGGAATGCCGGGCATGCCGCCGCGCCCCGGTGCGCCGGCCTCGCAGCCGGGTCAACCCCAGCCCAAGCCGCGGCCTGGCGGCCCGGTCTGA
- the lpdA gene encoding dihydrolipoyl dehydrogenase: MAQIELRVPDIGDFKDVAVIEILVKPGDAVALDQSLITVESDKASVEIPATAAGVITELKVKMGDKINQGDLVALVEAAGAAAPAPAAASVPVAAPVAAPVAAPAPAPLATAIHTGGADLDCEVLVLGGGPGGYSAAFRAADLGLKVVLVERYASLGGVCLNVGCIPSKALLHVAAVMDEVAHMADLGVDFGAPTVNIDKLRGHKEKVIGKLTGGLAQMAKMRKVTVVRGYGSFLGPNHLQVEETSGSAQDKTGSTKTIHFKRAIIAAGSSAVRLPFLPDDERIVDSTGALALKAVPKKMLIIGGGIIGLEMGTVYSTLGARLDVVEMMDGLMQGADRDLVKVWQKMNAKRFDNIYLKTKTVGATATPEGIKVQFEGLDGSKSEGVYDLVLQAVGRTPNGKKIAAEKAGVAVTERGFINVDVQMRTSAPHIFAIGDLVGQPMLAHKAVHEAHVAAEVIAGELKGDAKLASAAFNARVIPSVAYTDPEVAWVGLTEDQAKAEGRQVEKGLFPWAASGRAIANGRDEGFTKLLFDAETHRIVGGGIVGTHAGDMIGEIALAIEMGADAVDIGKTIHPHPTLGESIGMAAEVAHGSCTDVPPVRR; the protein is encoded by the coding sequence ATGGCACAAATCGAACTGCGCGTCCCTGACATCGGCGACTTCAAGGATGTGGCCGTCATCGAAATCCTGGTCAAGCCCGGCGATGCCGTGGCCTTGGACCAAAGCCTGATCACGGTGGAGAGCGACAAGGCCTCGGTGGAAATCCCGGCCACGGCCGCGGGCGTGATCACTGAGCTCAAGGTCAAGATGGGCGACAAGATCAACCAGGGCGACCTGGTGGCTCTGGTCGAGGCGGCGGGTGCCGCGGCCCCTGCTCCGGCGGCCGCGTCGGTCCCGGTTGCTGCTCCGGTTGCCGCCCCTGTTGCCGCCCCGGCTCCCGCGCCTCTGGCCACCGCCATCCATACCGGCGGCGCCGACCTGGACTGCGAAGTTCTGGTGCTGGGCGGCGGCCCGGGCGGCTATTCGGCCGCCTTCCGCGCGGCCGACCTGGGGCTCAAGGTCGTGCTGGTGGAGCGCTATGCGTCCTTGGGTGGCGTCTGCCTGAACGTGGGGTGCATCCCCTCCAAGGCCCTGCTGCATGTGGCGGCGGTGATGGACGAGGTGGCCCATATGGCCGACCTGGGCGTGGACTTCGGCGCGCCCACGGTCAACATCGACAAGCTGCGTGGCCACAAGGAAAAGGTCATTGGCAAGCTGACCGGCGGCCTGGCCCAGATGGCCAAGATGCGCAAGGTCACCGTGGTGCGCGGCTACGGCAGCTTCCTGGGCCCCAACCACCTGCAGGTCGAAGAGACCAGCGGCAGCGCCCAGGACAAGACGGGCAGTACGAAGACCATCCATTTCAAGCGCGCCATCATCGCCGCCGGCTCCTCGGCCGTGCGCCTGCCCTTCCTGCCCGACGATGAACGCATCGTGGACAGCACCGGCGCCCTGGCGCTCAAAGCGGTGCCGAAGAAGATGCTCATCATCGGCGGCGGCATCATCGGCCTGGAGATGGGCACGGTGTACTCCACGCTCGGCGCGCGCCTGGACGTGGTCGAGATGATGGACGGCCTGATGCAGGGCGCCGACCGCGATCTGGTCAAGGTCTGGCAGAAGATGAATGCCAAGCGCTTTGACAACATCTACCTGAAGACCAAGACCGTCGGGGCCACGGCCACGCCCGAGGGCATCAAGGTGCAGTTCGAGGGCCTGGATGGCAGCAAGAGCGAGGGCGTCTACGACCTGGTGCTGCAAGCCGTGGGCCGCACGCCCAATGGCAAGAAGATCGCCGCCGAGAAGGCCGGCGTGGCTGTGACGGAGCGCGGCTTCATCAACGTGGATGTGCAGATGCGCACCAGCGCCCCGCACATCTTTGCGATTGGCGACCTGGTGGGTCAGCCCATGCTGGCGCACAAGGCCGTGCACGAGGCCCATGTGGCCGCCGAGGTGATTGCCGGTGAGCTGAAGGGCGACGCGAAGCTGGCCAGCGCCGCCTTCAACGCCCGTGTGATCCCGAGCGTCGCCTACACCGACCCCGAGGTCGCCTGGGTGGGCCTGACCGAGGACCAGGCCAAGGCCGAGGGTCGCCAGGTCGAGAAGGGCCTGTTCCCCTGGGCCGCCAGCGGCCGCGCGATTGCCAATGGCCGCGACGAGGGCTTCACCAAGCTGCTGTTTGATGCGGAGACGCATCGCATCGTCGGCGGCGGCATCGTCGGCACGCACGCGGGCGACATGATTGGCGAGATCGCCCTCGCGATTGAAATGGGCGCCGACGCCGTGGACATCGGCAAGACCATCCACCCGCACCCCACGCTGGGCGAGAGCATCGGCATGGCGGCCGAGGTGGCGCATGGGTCGTGTACGGATGTGCCGCCGGTGAGGCGCTGA
- the aceF gene encoding dihydrolipoyllysine-residue acetyltransferase, whose product MALVQVKVPDIGDFKDVAIIEMLVKEGDTIRPEQSLLTVESDKASMEIPSSHGGVVKSLKVKLGDTVNIGDLILELESAAVTAPAPAPASTPAAAPTPAPAPAVAAAAPVASAPSAEVLVRVPDIGDFKDVAVIELLVKPGDRVAVDQSLLTVESDKASMEIPSSHAGVVQSLSVKLGDKVNIGDAVLVLLAEGAAPAASAPVAAVAAPAPAVAVAPAAPATPAVERIPPTAALPPHEPTAPQGRLPHASPSVRKFARELGVPLDELRGTGPKGRITQEDVQGFVGAVMRGAAQTQAIAASAAKAPAASGGTGSGLSVLDWPKVDFAKFGQVERKALSRIKKISGANLHRNWVVIPHVTNHDEADITELEAFRVQMNKEHEKSGVKFTMLAFLIKACVAALKKFPEFNASLDGDELVLKKYFHIGFAADTPSGLVVPVIKDADQKGVAQIAKEMSELAAKARDGKLSPADMSGGCFSISSLGGIGGTYFTPIINAPEVAILGVCKSFMKPVWNGSAFEPRLTLPLSLSWDHRVIDGASAARFNAYLGAILADFRRVLL is encoded by the coding sequence ATGGCATTGGTGCAAGTCAAGGTCCCGGACATCGGCGACTTCAAGGATGTCGCCATCATCGAGATGCTGGTCAAAGAGGGCGACACCATTCGCCCCGAGCAGAGCCTGCTGACCGTCGAGAGCGACAAGGCCTCGATGGAGATTCCCAGCAGCCACGGCGGCGTGGTGAAGTCGCTCAAGGTCAAGCTGGGCGACACCGTCAATATCGGTGATTTGATTCTGGAGTTGGAGTCGGCTGCGGTGACGGCGCCTGCTCCCGCTCCCGCCTCCACGCCCGCCGCTGCGCCGACCCCAGCACCCGCGCCCGCCGTGGCCGCCGCAGCACCGGTTGCATCGGCCCCCTCGGCCGAGGTGCTGGTGCGCGTGCCTGACATCGGCGACTTCAAGGACGTGGCCGTCATCGAGCTCCTGGTCAAGCCGGGCGACCGCGTGGCGGTGGATCAAAGCCTGCTGACCGTCGAGAGCGACAAGGCCTCGATGGAGATCCCCAGCAGCCACGCCGGCGTGGTGCAGTCGTTGAGCGTGAAGCTGGGCGACAAGGTCAATATCGGCGACGCCGTGCTGGTTCTGCTGGCCGAAGGTGCTGCGCCGGCGGCCTCCGCACCGGTGGCCGCTGTGGCGGCGCCTGCACCGGCTGTCGCCGTCGCGCCTGCAGCGCCCGCTACGCCCGCTGTGGAGCGCATTCCCCCCACCGCAGCCCTGCCGCCGCACGAGCCCACGGCACCGCAAGGGCGGCTGCCGCATGCCAGCCCCAGCGTGCGCAAGTTCGCGCGCGAGCTGGGCGTGCCGCTGGATGAGCTCAGGGGCACCGGCCCCAAGGGCCGCATCACACAGGAAGATGTACAGGGCTTTGTGGGCGCCGTGATGCGCGGCGCGGCGCAGACCCAGGCGATTGCCGCATCGGCCGCCAAAGCGCCAGCAGCCTCGGGCGGAACGGGCAGCGGCCTCTCGGTGCTGGACTGGCCCAAGGTCGACTTTGCGAAATTCGGCCAGGTCGAGCGCAAGGCACTGTCGCGCATCAAGAAGATCAGCGGCGCCAATCTGCACCGCAACTGGGTGGTCATCCCGCATGTAACCAACCACGACGAGGCGGACATCACCGAGCTCGAAGCCTTCCGGGTGCAGATGAACAAGGAGCACGAGAAGAGCGGCGTCAAGTTCACCATGCTGGCCTTCCTGATCAAGGCCTGTGTGGCGGCGCTGAAGAAGTTCCCCGAGTTCAACGCCAGTCTGGATGGCGACGAACTGGTGCTGAAGAAGTACTTCCACATCGGCTTCGCGGCGGATACGCCCAGCGGCCTGGTGGTGCCGGTGATCAAGGATGCCGACCAGAAGGGTGTGGCGCAGATCGCCAAGGAAATGAGCGAACTCGCGGCCAAGGCGCGCGATGGCAAGCTGAGCCCGGCCGATATGAGCGGCGGCTGCTTCAGCATCTCGTCCTTGGGTGGCATCGGCGGCACCTACTTCACGCCCATCATCAATGCGCCCGAGGTGGCCATCCTGGGTGTGTGCAAGAGCTTCATGAAGCCGGTGTGGAATGGTTCGGCCTTCGAGCCGCGCCTGACCCTGCCGCTGAGCTTGAGCTGGGACCACCGCGTGATCGACGGCGCGTCGGCCGCACGCTTCAATGCCTATTTGGGCGCCATCCTGGCGGACTTCCGCCGCGTTCTGCTGTAA